The genomic DNA GAATGTCGCCCACAATCGAGTCAAAGAAACAGACCGCATTCAGGCCGTTGTTGATGAACTTCAACGGGCTGGAATCAATGCTGAAGAACATGAGGACGGAATGACCATTCATCCCGGCAGCCCACAGTCAACAACAATTCACACGTATGATGACCATCGAATGGCAATGAGCTTTGCTCTTTTAGGGCTGAAATCTCCGGGGATTTCCATTGCTGATCCCGGTTGCACATCAAAAACATATCCCCATTACTTCGAAGACCTCGAACGTCTTTGCCGAGGTGTCCAATGAGTTCTCCACAGAGTGGTTCCAATCGTGATCGTCGTCCCAAAAATCAGGGCCGTCATTCGAATAAAAAGAAGTTCGTCAAAAGCGGAGCTTCCAATGCCAGATGGTTCGCTTTTAAAGCGTTGCAGGCAAATCGCGAGCGAGATGTCTTTGTCTCCAGAATTCTGGATGACCAGTTCAAGTCGAAAACGATCCCTTCGGTCGATCGTAAAATGGCGACAGAACTCGCCAACGAAACAGTCCGCAGGCGGGCGACTTTAGATGCCATTCTCACTGCGTTTGTGACTCGTCCACAGGAGAATGTCGAAGCCGATTTGTGGACAATTTTACAACTTGGTTGCCTGCAACTCGCCTGTCTGCCACACATCGCTTCACACGCTGCCGTTCACGAAACAGTTCAGCTTTGTGAAGAGCTGCGAAATGCTCAGGCAAAGCCTTTCATTAACGGCGTCCTGAGAAACATCGGTCGCAGCGTGGTCAGCCGGGAAGAGGTCGAAGACCTTGATCTGGCTGAACTCGGACCGCGTCAGCTTCCGCTGCTCTCATTGAGGGGACGCGACAAGAAGTACGAAATTGCGACTTTCGACCGGGACATCTTTACGAATCCCGCTGACGATGCGCTTGCTTACATCTCTCAGGTGAGCAGCTTACCGGAGTGGCTGCTTCAGCGACTCACCCCAGAAGAGGCTGACAAAAACCAGATGTTGAAATCGGGTTTGTGGATGACGATTCCTGGTCGGATGTCTTTGCGAGTGAACCTGCTGCAAACCGATCGAGAGAAAGTTCTCGATGTTTTGGAAGCTGCGGAGTTGTCAGCTCATCCTGGAACGCTGCCTGAAGCGATCGAACTCGATGGCAGCGTCGCGATTATCGATTTGCCCGGCTACCGCGAAGGCTGGTTCAGTGTGCAGGATCTCTCAGCGATGTCCTCAGCCGATCTTCTCAATCCACAACCGGGTGAGAAAATTCTCGATTTGTGTGCCGCTCCCGGTGGGAAGTCGACTCACATTGCCGAGCGTCTCAAGAACGAAGGTCGAGTTGTTGCTTGCGACACCGCAGGGAATCGAATTCGGATTATCAACGAAAATGCCGGACGGTTACAACTCCCCTGTATCGAAACCCACCTCATCCATGAAGACGGCAGCGACATCCCCAGCGAAGACTACGATGCTGCCATTGTTGATGTTCCCTGCTCGAACACCGGAGTGCTTGGAAAACGGCCCGAAGCCCGCTGGCGCATCATGCCAACCACATTCCGTGAGTTAATCCCTCTTCAGATGCGGTTGTTGAAAGATGCGATGAGCCGGGTCCGACCCGGTGGACGTGTCGTCTATTCCACATGCAGCATCGACTTCGAAGAGAACCGAGGTGTTGTCGATGCGGTGCTGTCGAAACATCCCGAGTTTCATGTGGCAGAAGAACGAATCCACCACCCCGGCGAACCCGCCGACGGTGGGTATCAAGCATTACTCATCCGCTCAGAACCCTCGCCCGTTTAACCTTCCTCTTCGAAGGGAGACGTCATCGTCCCGACTTCGAGCAGTTTGCTCTATCGTGTTCTTGCGGAACGTGTTTCACCAGTAAAATAGCTGAGCACCGCAAGTTAGCCCACCGACAGGGGGCAGTACCGGGTGGGCGTGCAGTTTGGGCAGTCCGCCCATGTCAGGTTGGGGGGGCGAATGAGAGTTTGCTGTGATTGCCAGAAACGGTTTGAATTGTTTCTGGTGACTCTGTTCCAAATGGAGGTTCGCGTAACCCAACACTGTTGAGCACGATCGTGGCTTACTCGAAATGTTTGAATTCGTCTCCGTATCATCGCGATTCTCGACCGCTGGGTGGTCCAACCGACCCGGTCGGTCCACCCAGCGGTGCAGAGTGATCGCTCTTGCTGGACGTTTTCATATCGTAGAATGTTGCATCTGCACTCGCACGGCTCGCAGAGACCGTGGCACTCAATCACTCTAAACCAGGCCACCCCGCCTCTAAATGATGGGTTCCGCGAATTCCTGCTGCGATCAACGCAACATCCCGGTTCCCCTACAATGTTGCATGGGATCACGTTCTATCATTCGCATCACCAACCTACGATTACTCACTGGTGAAGAGTCAATGTATGCTCGAAATCGGACACCAAGCAGAACTGCCCAGCGCAGAGAGGTAGGTTAAGTCCCAGGCTGTGCGCTGCACGGATTAGCCGACGATCTTCCGTCACAAATAGATCACATTTGCTGCGCATTGCTGCGAATACAATCTCGAAGTCTTCGGAAGGGATTGCTGTGGCACGTACCAAACTGTCAAGTATGCATGGATGCGAAACTACATCTCTTTTGTTCCACTGGGCGTCAAATACACTGATGTACGGTACGGTCACAACAGCCTGTACTTCGAGAAACCTCCTCAATTCGTGGCAGAGGCTGTCAAATGCCCGACGGTTGCGATCTAAGCTTCGGAGTGTTTCAAAATCTTCATGCAATCCCTCACGATCAGGGTCGACTACATATTGAAACATTTTCGCTTCTTGCTCGGGGCTGACGTCAATGCCATCAATGTTGTTGATCCAGAAGTGCGCCGTTTCATAGCTCTGTTCGTGATACTTGTTGGTCATTGTGTCGAGTGTCCTAGGATCCGAATCTCCCTTCAAGTGCCTACTCGCCCAATCCCCACGCCCCTCATCCGGCTTCTTTCCTCCAACGCCTCGAAATGCCATGTAGCACTCGAAAATGCACTTCTCAAACGTGACTCGTTCGATCGTTTGATTGGTGAAAAGAGAAGTTTGTGACTCTTTCTGACCTCGGCGCCATCTCGCAAACTCAGGCAGTATTGCAGATGTATCAATAAAAACTTTCATGGATAATTCCTTTGGGCAGGTGCCGTGGGCAGGGCCACCCCGCCCCCTCTTCAATGGACAGGTCACTGCCTGTGATAAAAGAATGGAAGTCAACGCTGAATCCGCCACGCCCATCCTTACGCTGCACTCCAGTCTGAGCGTGCCACCGATTGAGTACCGTAGGGTGGGTGAAGCAATCCGTTGATGAAAAGGTGGGTTACGTTCTCGATTTCCCCGATGAAGAACAGTTAATATTGATTCACGATTCATTGCGCAACCCACCGTTCACGAGGACCGCCGAACTTCACCCACCCTACTTTTACTTTTACTGTCTTCGTCGCTGATTACAGGCTGTTGAAACTTTCATGACAGGTGGATCAAAAATTCGCAAGCCGACCCTCATCGCTTCGAGCCATTAGTGAATAGTAAACCAAATATTCGATATTTTCGTTGATGAACTTCACGCTCCCATCAGCCATCAGAAAATTGCACCCCCCTGAGTGAAAGCTGAATGTCGTTGAGTAACCTAGCTCCGTCCAATACTGTCCAGATTTCGACTTTGACTTTCCATTAATCGGATGATAGGTGGAAGGTCGAATCACTAACCCGTTAACAGATCCGACCCTCCCGATCCATGTTGGCCATCCCACTCCATCCTTACCTGGATGCGCCCCTTCCCCCATTGCCAAAGTCTGGCTGAGGCCATCATGGAAACTGCTGAACCGCACGACATGGTCTCTAGGCCCGACATAAACAAACGTACCGCTTCTACCAACCATGCATCCACGATAGTCCGTTGTTCCGTACCCGATCCTCCATGCCTCCATTGCTCTCGGGCCAACAAATTGAGTAGTGTCTTCGAGAGTTGAAGACGGACATTGGAAGATCTGTAATTTTTTCCCTCCTTGAGGATGAATTTCTCCATGCTCAGAGAAATAATCTTCAAAGACAGAACGCCCACCTTGAGGATTTAACTTCTGGTACAATGCCCCTTGATCAAGATGAGGAAGCAGAAACGTCCCCCATCCCCAGCAGTCAATATTCGATGTCTCAGAATTATCAACAATTGCAGGAACGACGCATCGATGGACATCATGATACCCATGAATTGCAATTCCGAATTGCTTGAGATGGCTGCGACATTGCGTTCGTCTGGCAGACTCCCTCGCCTGTTGCACGGCAGGGACCAGTAAGCCCAAAAGGATTCCGACAACCGTCAGTACAACAATCAACTCAACGAGAGTGAATCCCGTTCTTAGCCTGATAAGCGACATGGCACTATCCCCTGGATACGGCTGACGTTTAGTCCAAAAGCGTCAGCCGTATCTTGAAACAACAATAAACAAGTTCATTAGGAGTTATTCCACGTTCTCCTTGCAATCTTCGTAGCAGGTAAAGTTCATAGGGTCGCCCAAGCTTACGCCTAGTCCAACTCCTCTGGATTAACGACTTCTTTGAAAAATGAAAACCGCGCTCCCGATTCCAATCAACGCGACCACGAAAACCCAGAACAATATATTTTTTCGTGACTTCACTACCGAAGGTGCTTCAGTCACCATCATTTCTGCGTAAGTCTTGCCTGTGCGCGTCTCCTGCAAGTCAACTTTCCGAAACGATCCATCTTCCCGAACAACAAACTTCGCCTGCTTAGGACCATCCATCACAACACTTCCGGGAGGAAATTCGATCACAAAATCGCTATCTTGCACTCGTGTGTTCAGATTCATGTTGGTGATGCGACCTTGGAGGACCTCGCCAATCGTCGGAGGGTTATGGGAAAAAACAGTGATCTTCCAATCCTCGGGGAGAACCCCCCATTCATCATTAATTTGATAGTTGATATCAACACGACACATCAATTGCTTTTTACGCATTGAGAAGAGTTCCTGTCGAACCAGCGCGTAGCCCAGTTGTGGAGCAACTGTGAATTTGAATCGCCCTTCATCAAAGACGAGAGCTTTGAAACCATTGATCTCTGCTTGAGTATATTCGGCACTCCACTCAAGTGGATTGACCCCTTGCAGCTCTTTCGTCAACGGACGGAACCCCATAATGATCGGAAGGCACTGATAGTTCCAGCTTTCTCCGAAGAGCGTAGCCTGTTCGATATAACCAGGAGGATGACCTTTGTGCCGGTCGCTTTCCATGAACTGATAGCAACGCTCTCCATCAAATGCGACTGTCAGTGTTTCGTTCTGCCACGTATCCGCTTCAAAATTATATTGAGCTCCAGATTTCACATATCTGGCTCGCTCTTTGTCAAATAGAAATAATGATTTCTGTAGAGTCTTACGTTTCGACCTCGTGTCAGCCGGTGCCTGCGTCGCTTCGACTTCAAACTCTATCTTCCCAGTTCTGAACCGTTCTTCACGCTCACTCCAGGATTTACGGATTTCTTCTCGAACGTCTCCGTAGAGAGGCTGTACTTGAGCGACAAAAATGCCAAATACTATCAGCGCAGAAATCTTCAATTTCATCGAACTCTCCTCATCTGTCCGGAACCGAGAAAAACTTCTTCCTGGTCGAGACTGACAACCGAGACTGGAAGCGTTGCTGACACAGTTTGCGAGGAATCCTGGGCAAGCAGCATCAACTGAATTTCTCCTTGAACTGTTTCACCTGCTTCGGCATGAGTGTCAACAGAGACATTCAATTCATGTTCACTCCGTGCCTGCTGTGCTGTCGGCGTATTCACGACAATGGAGGGATGAGAAGGTAGAACCTTTACAACCCGAAATTTGCGCTGCCGGTCAGAGAATACGCGAACGGTCTCACTCTGTGTTTTCTGTTTGTCAGCTTCCAGATAGAAAAGCAATTGCCGTGGGCTGTAATCAAGATCAGACTCAACTCTTCCGTTGACCCAAATTTGAGCGACCTCGTTTTTGTCCTTGGAAGGATATTCCGCTCGAACTTCTAGCGGGTAGGAAAACTCCCCGATATGAAATTGAGGTGACAACTCACAATCCCAGACTTCTATTCGTTCTAATGGATTTGTCTCAGAACGAATATTCTTAACAGTCAGGTTTTGATCTTTAGAAACCAACAAAAATTTTTCAGCATCTGGGTCAACAATAAACTTCAGCTGTAATGTCTTGGACCTTTCGCCAACTTGAACATTCTTGGCGAATCTGTTCACGGTTGCAGGGGACACAAATGGTTTCTTGACGCGACCAGAAAAATAAAATTCCTGGATCCTGTTTTCTCCAAGATTAAAACGGACTTCGACTCCAAACGGAGAGATAAGATCCTTTGATTTTGAGACTCGGCTATAATCAATATTTGCGTTTACTAAAATCGATTCATTCTGTCTTAATTCAAATTCAGCAGGATGAATCGAGGTACAAGAGCAGGATGTTACCACTTTCTCAACGTGAACAGTTTCTGATGATGAATTTTGAACACGAAAGGAAAAAGGGCGTTTGCCAAGTGAGCTGACAATTCCCATGTCCAATTGATCGGTTTTAATCCGAAGAGGCCCGTCCAGCGAAGAAAGAATTTGTACCTGGTCACCGTTGCTGGAAACAATCGGTTTGTGAACTTCACTACAACTAGCACAAGAGAAGAGAAGAGAACGTGAAATGGACATTCTTGGCCTCCAGAATGTTGTTGATGGCTCCCCACCGTTACATCGAGCTTAACACTTACGCCAAAGGACGCAATGGTAAACTTCGATATAAGTTTTGGCAGACGGTGAGCCACTCCGACCGAGTTGTTCGGTTGGATTGTGTGGCACGCCCAGGCTGTAGCGGAGCGAAAGAATGGGCGTGGCGAGCACGAGGTAGAGACTCAATCATCGACAAGCTCTCGAATAAAATGAGAGTTCACGACTGAAATAACGACAAGTGACGTATCCAAAATGGACGGACCAGCGATCGCGGTGGTCCGTCCATTTTGTCTACAGGTACTGGTGTGTCCTTCACTGGTTCTTAGATCGACCGGGCCATCGCCTCAAAAGAAGGTCAAGGTTCACGCTGAGGCTCCAGATCGTTTTTTTATCCCGGCTTGTCGGTAGTGAGGGGGGAAGCTGGGGCTGTTTTCTCACTCTCAACTCGCGAAACTCACACGCTTTATGAGTGCTCTCAGCTTTGATAAACTAGTGCTTGTGGACATCTTCTGTGAAAGCAGAGAGTTCATGATGGAGTGCCCGGGCGACAGTTTTTCGAGGCTGTCGGGTCGATTTGGTCCCCCACCCAGCAGTTGAACACGTTGGGCGAGTCCCAGCTTACATATTGGTCGCAGCTTGAATGCTGCAGCAGGAGTGACTTCTAGATGAGTAATGCGAATCCATTTGATGCGGAAACCACCCTCTCGACAAAAGCGGGCGATTTCAAAATCTATCAGCTGCAAAAACTTGTTGATGCCGGTTTGGGCGACATCTCAAGGCTTCCCTACTCGATTCGAGTTCTCCTGGAATCTGCTCTTCGGAACTGCGATGGCTTCGCGATTTCCGAGGATGACATCAAGAATATCGCTTCCTGGAGCCCGAAAAACACCACAGCGACCGAAATTCCTTTCAAGCCGGGGCGCGTTGTCCTGCAGGATTTTACTGGTGTTCCCGCAGTTGTCGATCTGGCAGCTTTGCGTGAAGCGATGGTGAAGATGGGTGGCGATCCCAAGAAAATCAACCCGCTTGTGCAGTGCGATCTGGTGATCGACCACAGTGTCCAGGTGGACCAGTTTGCGACCAAACTGGCGTTGCAATTTAATGTCGATAAAGAATTTGAACGAAACAACGAGCGGTATCAATTCCTGAAATGGGGACAGCAGGCGTTTCAAAACTTCCGAGTTGTTCCACCAGCGACGGGGATTGTTCACCAGGTGAACTTAGAGTACCTCGCCGGCGTGGTTTTGACCTCCGATGGAAAAGCTTATCCCGATTCGCTCGTCGGGACAGATTCGCACACGACCATGATCAACGGGCTGGGCGTTGTTGGTTGGGGTGTCGGGGGTATCGAAGCTGAAGCTGTCATGCTTGGTCAGCCAATTTACATGCTCTTGCCAGAAGTTGTCGGCTTTAAACTCGTCGGCAAACTCCCCGAGGGAGCAACCGCGACCGACCTTGTGCTCACTGTCACTCAGATGCTGCGGTCTCACGGTGTGGTTGGGAAGTTCGTCGAATTCTACGGACCGGGACTGGCTGGAATGTCGCTGCCGGACCGGGCGACTCTCGCCAACATGGCACCTGAATATGGGGCGACGATGGGCTTCTTCCCTGTCGACGATGAAACGCTCCGCTATCTCGAACGAACAGGTCGTTCCGCCGAACAAATTGATCTTGTTGAAAAATACTTCAAGGCTCAGGGAATGTTCCTGACACCTGAATCTCCAGATCCAGAGTTTACTGCCACGCTCGAACTCGACATGGGAACAGTCGAGCCATCACTCGCTGGCCCCAAACGCCCGCAAGACCGAATTGTTCTGACGGGTATGAAGAGTCAGTGGGAACAGGATCTGAGTGCGACATTCGGGAAATCAACCAAAGGTGGTGAATCGACCCCAGAGTCCATGACTTCCGAAGGGGGAGCTGCGGTTGCAACTGCGGTTGCTGAAGACCCCGGACTCGCAGGGGTTCCCGTGGAGTTCGATGGCAAAAGCTTTGAGTTGAAGCATGGTTCTGTTGTCATCGCGGCAATTACCAGTTGTACGAACACGAGCAATCCGTCCGTAATGATCGGGGCGGGACTTTTGGCACGTAATGCAATTGCCAAGGGGCTCAGCAGCCAACCGTGGGTCAAGACAAGTCTCGCTCCTGGATCACGTGTGGTGACGGACTACCTCGCCAACTCGGGACTGAATGTTCCCCTCGACGCTCTTGGTTTCAACCTCGTCGGTTATGGCTGTACGACCTGTATTGGGAACTCTGGTCCGTTGCCAGAGCCGATCTCCAATGCGATTCAGGAGAACGATCTTGTTGCCTGTTCCGTCTTGTCGGGGAACCGAAACTTTGAAGGCCGCGTCAATCCAGACGTGAAAGCCAACTATCTTGCATCTCCTCCTTTGGTTGTCGCTTACGCACTTGCAGGCACAACCGATATTGATTTGACCACTGAGCCGATCGGTCAGGACAGTGATGGAAATGATGTGTTCCTCAAAGATATCTGGCCGACTCAAAAAGAGATCGCCGATACGATCGCCTCTGCGATGTCTCCGGAGATGTTCGTCAAACAATACTCTGAGTCGGCAGCTGGCCCACCAGAATGGCAGGCAATCTCTGGTGCAGAAGGAGACCTTTACGCTTGGGATCAGCAGAGCACATACGTGCAAGAGCCTCCGTTCTTCCAGGACATGGACACCGAGCCAGCACCAATCAAAAGCATCAGCGGCGCTCGCTGTCTTGTCAGTGTTGGAGATTCAACAACCACCGACCACATCAGTCCTGCCGGGAACATCAAAGCCGATTCTCCAGCTGGGAAGTACCTGCAAGACAACGGGATCGCCGCTGCCGACTTCAACAGCTATGGAAGCCGCCGTGGAAACGATCGCGTGATGACTCGCGGAACCTTCGCAAATATCCGGTTGCGAAATCTTCTCGCTCCCGGAACTGAAGGTGGAATGACAACTCACATTCCATCCGGTGAGCAAATGTCGATCTTCGATGCGTCGTTGAAGTACCAGGAAGAGGGAACTCCGCTTGTTGCACTGGCTGGCAAAGAATACGGCACCGGTTCCTCACGAGACTGGGCAGCCAAGGGGACACAGCAACTCGGAATTCGAGTTGTCATCGCAGAGAGTTTCGAACGAATCCACCGTTCCAACTTGATCGGAATGGGAGTGCTTCCTCTGCAGTTCCGCGAAGGGGAAAGCCGCGAAGCTTTCGACCTCGACGGAAGCGAAATCTTCGATGTTGTCCTCGACGATAACCTCAAACCGCTTCAGGCGGTTGAAGTGACCGCTCGCAAGGCCAATGGCGACGAAGTTCACTTCATCACCACCTGCCGCATCGACACCCCCGTTGAAGTTGAGTACTACCGCAACGGCGGGATCCTTCACAAAGTGCTGAGAGACTTGGCCAAGAGTTAGGACTCTTTGGAGCATGGAAGTTGAAACAGCCCGGAACAGACTATCGTTCCGGGCTGTTGTCGTATGTAGGGCATTTTCACGCTTGTCCATGTCCGGTACGACTACTTCGATTCGAAGTACTTTGACATTTCCGGCGCAACCTTGTTGAGTTCATTGACGATGAGTGGTGCAGTGAGTTTCGCTCCTTTGGTGTTCAGGTGGGTGCGATCAAGGCCGCCCTTGGGTTGTTCGTAGGAAATCTCAATGCACTTTTCGGGGCCGAGTTTCTCGCAAAGTTCAATGCTTCGAGTATGGAGATCGACAACCGGAACATTGAGTTCTTTGCCAACTTTTTTGACGGCAGTAACGTAAGGAACCAGTGACGATGTGATCTTGCCCTGTTCGTTAAATCTTCTGCGTGTGAGTGATGTGACCAGAATTGGTGTCGCTCCGATCTCCCGTGACTCATTGACGTATTGTTTCAGGAATTCTGTATAGGTCGTCGAGGGATCTGTCTCACGGGCTTCTCCTTTTCCGGGTTGGTCGTTGTGGCCAAATTGAATCAAAATGTAATCGGGCTTTAAGTCCAGGCACTTCTGCCAGCGTCCCTCTGCCCGAAAACTCTTTGAACTTCTCCCGCCAGCAGACAAGTTGACGCACTTTGCTTTTTCGTTCAAAAGATCGCTGAATCCTTTTCCCCAGCCTGCTGTATCGGTGACGGTCGAATCTCCCGCCAGCACAATCGTCACCGGTTTCTCATCCGCCATTCCATAGCGACACATCAAAGCCGCTGCCACACAGAAGTAAATTTGTCGTCGTGCGAGGTTGTTGAACTGCCGAAGCGTCATCTTTGAAAGCCTTGTTGTTTAAATGAACGAGTCGAAAGAAAGTGATTATGATTCTTTATTGTTAGCGTACTTGCTCCCTTTTCATTCGAGAAGCGACTTTAGAAATTGCGGAGCAGACTCTGTTTATCATGTGAATGGCCAACGGTTCGATGCTGTGCAGATGGCGATGCAACCAAGCGTTCTTTCTCTGTGACAACTGTCCCTTCACGTTTTCTTTTCTGCTAGAACAGTTTGCTCTACCGTGTGCCCGTGAAGAACTCGTTTGATTAATAAAATTGCTGTTCGCCACGAGGCAGAACCTGTACACCAATTCGAAAGATGCTCTAAGATGTCGGCAGAGATTCCATCGCCTCTAAATTTTGTAAACATGCCGAAGATTGACCGCTCGAGCTTATGAAATTCCCACTCGAAATTTTGCAGCAGTGTTGGTTTCTGGCTGGTCCGACGGCATCGGGTAAGACGGCTCTGGGCATCGAACTGGCGAAGCGGATCGGCGGAGAAATTATTTCGCTGGACTCGATGGCGATTTATCAGCAGATGGATATCGGGACAGCCAAGCCGACGCCCGCAGAGCAATCGCAAATCCCACATCATCTGATTGATGTCATCGCAGCTCATGAGGATTTCTCAACGGCTGACTATATGGAGCAGTCCCGCGCTGCGTGCGAGGAGGTACTCTCTCGAAAGAAAATACCGATCTTCGTCGGCGGAACCGGACTCTATTTGCGGGCGGTCCTCCGAGGTGTTTTTGAAGGACCAGAAGCAGACTGGGACTATCGTCGGCAGCTTGAAGAACGAGCTCAGCACGAAGAGGCCAACTGGCTGTACAGCCAACTCCAATCTGTGGACTCGGCCACGGCGGAGCGACTTCATCCGAATGACGCCAGGCGACTGATCCGGGCTCTGGAAATTCATCACGTCACCGGGTCACCCGCCTCGGAGCTTCAAGATGAGGGGCCACTTCCGAAGGAAGAACAACCGAAGCATGTTTATTGGCTTCATCCAGATCGTGATTGGCTTTACGAGAGAATCAATCGGCGTGTGGAACTGATGATAGAGCAGGGGCTGGAAGAAGAGGTCCGCTCTCTACTTGCTCTTGATCCACCGATCGGACGGACTGCCCGGCAAGGTTTGGGGTATCGGGAGATGATCGATTTCGTCGAAGGTCGGATTGCAACCATCGAGGAGGCGATCGAATTGATTCAGACTCGGACACGGCAATTCGCAAAACGGCAGCACACCTGGTTTCGAAATCTGGAAGAGTGCAGAGCGATTGAATTTCCCCGAGAAGCGACGACAGCCTCGCTTCTGGAAAGATTCGTAGATTGATTTGGTTTACGTCCAAATGAATCGCTTGTTGAAGGTCGCTCAGCGTTCAGAATGGCTGGGGGAATCTGCCCAGAACCGTTTTCAAATTGAGATTCTTTGATGCCAAGCCTAGGATATAGGGAGTCCCCATCATGCCGTCAGCGGGTCAGGGATTGAGATCCTGAGAGAAAATGGAGGCGGGGACTGTTGGGTGGCATCAAAATAGAATCAAACTATGAACAACAACGCACAAGCGTGCAGCGGATTTTTCCCTGCC from Thalassoglobus polymorphus includes the following:
- a CDS encoding transcription antitermination factor NusB, whose translation is MSSPQSGSNRDRRPKNQGRHSNKKKFVKSGASNARWFAFKALQANRERDVFVSRILDDQFKSKTIPSVDRKMATELANETVRRRATLDAILTAFVTRPQENVEADLWTILQLGCLQLACLPHIASHAAVHETVQLCEELRNAQAKPFINGVLRNIGRSVVSREEVEDLDLAELGPRQLPLLSLRGRDKKYEIATFDRDIFTNPADDALAYISQVSSLPEWLLQRLTPEEADKNQMLKSGLWMTIPGRMSLRVNLLQTDREKVLDVLEAAELSAHPGTLPEAIELDGSVAIIDLPGYREGWFSVQDLSAMSSADLLNPQPGEKILDLCAAPGGKSTHIAERLKNEGRVVACDTAGNRIRIINENAGRLQLPCIETHLIHEDGSDIPSEDYDAAIVDVPCSNTGVLGKRPEARWRIMPTTFRELIPLQMRLLKDAMSRVRPGGRVVYSTCSIDFEENRGVVDAVLSKHPEFHVAEERIHHPGEPADGGYQALLIRSEPSPV
- a CDS encoding PIN domain-containing protein; this encodes MKVFIDTSAILPEFARWRRGQKESQTSLFTNQTIERVTFEKCIFECYMAFRGVGGKKPDEGRGDWASRHLKGDSDPRTLDTMTNKYHEQSYETAHFWINNIDGIDVSPEQEAKMFQYVVDPDREGLHEDFETLRSLDRNRRAFDSLCHELRRFLEVQAVVTVPYISVFDAQWNKRDVVSHPCILDSLVRATAIPSEDFEIVFAAMRSKCDLFVTEDRRLIRAAHSLGLNLPLCAGQFCLVSDFEHTLTLHQ
- a CDS encoding DUF1559 domain-containing protein, coding for MSLIRLRTGFTLVELIVVLTVVGILLGLLVPAVQQARESARRTQCRSHLKQFGIAIHGYHDVHRCVVPAIVDNSETSNIDCWGWGTFLLPHLDQGALYQKLNPQGGRSVFEDYFSEHGEIHPQGGKKLQIFQCPSSTLEDTTQFVGPRAMEAWRIGYGTTDYRGCMVGRSGTFVYVGPRDHVVRFSSFHDGLSQTLAMGEGAHPGKDGVGWPTWIGRVGSVNGLVIRPSTYHPINGKSKSKSGQYWTELGYSTTFSFHSGGCNFLMADGSVKFINENIEYLVYYSLMARSDEGRLANF
- the acnA gene encoding aconitate hydratase AcnA, translated to MSNANPFDAETTLSTKAGDFKIYQLQKLVDAGLGDISRLPYSIRVLLESALRNCDGFAISEDDIKNIASWSPKNTTATEIPFKPGRVVLQDFTGVPAVVDLAALREAMVKMGGDPKKINPLVQCDLVIDHSVQVDQFATKLALQFNVDKEFERNNERYQFLKWGQQAFQNFRVVPPATGIVHQVNLEYLAGVVLTSDGKAYPDSLVGTDSHTTMINGLGVVGWGVGGIEAEAVMLGQPIYMLLPEVVGFKLVGKLPEGATATDLVLTVTQMLRSHGVVGKFVEFYGPGLAGMSLPDRATLANMAPEYGATMGFFPVDDETLRYLERTGRSAEQIDLVEKYFKAQGMFLTPESPDPEFTATLELDMGTVEPSLAGPKRPQDRIVLTGMKSQWEQDLSATFGKSTKGGESTPESMTSEGGAAVATAVAEDPGLAGVPVEFDGKSFELKHGSVVIAAITSCTNTSNPSVMIGAGLLARNAIAKGLSSQPWVKTSLAPGSRVVTDYLANSGLNVPLDALGFNLVGYGCTTCIGNSGPLPEPISNAIQENDLVACSVLSGNRNFEGRVNPDVKANYLASPPLVVAYALAGTTDIDLTTEPIGQDSDGNDVFLKDIWPTQKEIADTIASAMSPEMFVKQYSESAAGPPEWQAISGAEGDLYAWDQQSTYVQEPPFFQDMDTEPAPIKSISGARCLVSVGDSTTTDHISPAGNIKADSPAGKYLQDNGIAAADFNSYGSRRGNDRVMTRGTFANIRLRNLLAPGTEGGMTTHIPSGEQMSIFDASLKYQEEGTPLVALAGKEYGTGSSRDWAAKGTQQLGIRVVIAESFERIHRSNLIGMGVLPLQFREGESREAFDLDGSEIFDVVLDDNLKPLQAVEVTARKANGDEVHFITTCRIDTPVEVEYYRNGGILHKVLRDLAKS
- a CDS encoding rhamnogalacturonan acetylesterase; amino-acid sequence: MTLRQFNNLARRQIYFCVAAALMCRYGMADEKPVTIVLAGDSTVTDTAGWGKGFSDLLNEKAKCVNLSAGGRSSKSFRAEGRWQKCLDLKPDYILIQFGHNDQPGKGEARETDPSTTYTEFLKQYVNESREIGATPILVTSLTRRRFNEQGKITSSLVPYVTAVKKVGKELNVPVVDLHTRSIELCEKLGPEKCIEISYEQPKGGLDRTHLNTKGAKLTAPLIVNELNKVAPEMSKYFESK
- the miaA gene encoding tRNA (adenosine(37)-N6)-dimethylallyltransferase MiaA — encoded protein: MKFPLEILQQCWFLAGPTASGKTALGIELAKRIGGEIISLDSMAIYQQMDIGTAKPTPAEQSQIPHHLIDVIAAHEDFSTADYMEQSRAACEEVLSRKKIPIFVGGTGLYLRAVLRGVFEGPEADWDYRRQLEERAQHEEANWLYSQLQSVDSATAERLHPNDARRLIRALEIHHVTGSPASELQDEGPLPKEEQPKHVYWLHPDRDWLYERINRRVELMIEQGLEEEVRSLLALDPPIGRTARQGLGYREMIDFVEGRIATIEEAIELIQTRTRQFAKRQHTWFRNLEECRAIEFPREATTASLLERFVD